From Candidatus Margulisiibacteriota bacterium:
TTAACGCCAGGGCTAACCAATATGCTCATATTTTGAGAGATAAAGGGGTTAAACCGGATTCCATTGTTGCTCTGATGATTGACCGGTCGCTGGAAATGATTATAGCCGTTCTGGCTATCCTCAAAGCCGGAGGTGCCTATCTGCCCATTGATCCTACCCTGCCGGAAGCACGTATTGCTGATATCCTTCAGGACAGCGCTGCTCATTTTCTTTTGAGCAAAGAAACTCTGGTGCAGCAAAAATCAGCAGAAACATTTAAAAGTACAGAAATTATATTTATGAATAACATTGAATTCGGCAAAAATACAGGAAAAAATCTGCCGGTTATTAATAAATCTACAGACCTTGCTTACATCATATATACATCCGGAACAACCGGCAAACCAAAAGGTGTAATGATTGAACACAAGGGAGTTATTAATTTATGCTTCTGGCATAATAATTATTTTACTATTAAAGATAAAATTATATCCGCCTGTTTTTCGAATTTTCAATTTGACGCATTTGTTTGGGAAATATTGCCGTACTTAATTAACGGAAGCGTCATTCATCTTTTATCCGAAAAAAATAAACTTGACCCCATTTCTTTAAATAATTATTTTAAAAAAAATGTTATCAATATTTGTTTTTTACCGACACAAATTTGTAAAGAATTTGTTAAATTAAACAACACTTCATTAAAACTATTGCTAACTGGCGGGGAAGCTTTGACAAATGTCGACAACAAAAACAATTATCAAATTATTAATAATTATGGCCCAACCGAAAATACAGTGGTAAGTACGTTTTTTCGGCTGAATAAATCCTTTGACCCCATTCCTATCGGCAGGCCCATTAATAATACTGCTATTTATATCTTCAATAAAACAAATCAGCTAATGCCAATAGGGGTGCCTGGAGAATTGTTTGTTGGCGGAGATGGACTGGCAAGAGGGTATTTGAACCGTCCGGACATGACAACCCAAAAATTCATTAATAATCCTTTGGATAAAACTGAAAAATTATATAAAACCGGCGACTTGGGCTTCTGGTCTGAAAACGGTGAAATCATTTTTATGGGCAGAGCTGATAATCAGGTAAAAATCCGTGGTTTTCGTATTGAATGTGGGGAAATTGAGGCTTATTTATTAAAATATCCCCAGCTAACCAATGTGTTTGTGACTGCGCTGGAATTCGGAAATAATGACAAACGCCTCTGTGCTTATTTTACAGCTACAAAAATACTTGATAGAAAAGAAATTAAAAATTTTTTAAGTAAAAGGTTACCTTCTTACATGGTCCCGGCCTATTTTATTCAACTGGAAAATTTCCCTTTGAATCGCAGCGGTAAAATTGATACAAAACAATTACCCAGACCCGATTCAACTATAAAAAAAATAACATCAACTGCTATCTTTACCTCTTTAGAATTAAAAATCCGTAAAATTTGGGAAAATATTTTGCAAAACAAGAATATAAGTCCTGATGACAACTTTTTTGAAATAGGGGGCAATTCTCTGTTGGCTATAAAGCTGGTATCACAACTTCAACCTTATGGTAACCTGGGACTTACTCAGATTTTTGAACTACCCACAATACGCAAGCAGGCAAATCACATTGAATCATCGAAAACCGCGGGTTTGCAGGAAAGAGTAAAACATTTTTATCTGAACATGTTACGATTTAAAAAATATTCCAGCGGTAAGCATGATACAAAAATACTCATTGCGGATAAACAAGCAGCTTATTATCAAAAAGTGAACAGCATGAAAATCTCAGTGACAGGGCAAGAGAAAAATTATCAAAAAGTTCTGCTTACAGGCGGGACCGGCTTTCTGGGCACGCATCTTCTTTATGAACTTCTCATTCAAAAAGATTGTGAAATATTCCTGCCCGTACGTGGTAAAGACCAAAATGAAGCTGAAGCAAGGCTCAAACAAAAACTGGATTATTATTTCAGTCCCAATTTGTATCAAATTTATAAATCACGTTTAAGGGTAATTTGCTCAGACCTAACTCAACCAGAAATGGGGATAAATTCTGAATTATATGCAAAAATGTGTTCTGAAGTGGAAGCTATATATCACACTGCAGCTGATGTAAGACATTATGGTCCTTATGAACAGTTTTATAAGTCTAATGTTCTCCCTACTGAAGCTTTAATCGATTTTGCCAAACAGGGTTTAATCAAGGACATACATCATATTTCCAGCATGGGACTGGCTATAGGAGAAATTAAAGATACACCCGCTTATTTATTCACCGAATTTGATCAAGACTGCGGTCAAAAAATAGCAAACAATTATGTTCGTTCCAAGCTGGAAGCGGAAAAAAGAATTGAACAGGCAGGAAAGGACGGGCTCAAAGCTTATATTTATAGAGTTGGCAACATTTTTAATCATTCAACATCAGGCAAATTTCAAGAAAATATTGCCAGCAATGCGTTTTATTCATTTTTTTCATCAGCTCTAAAAATAGGTCATTATTATTCGGAAGCTTGTTTTGAATTTAATTTGTCTGCCGTAGATGAGATAAGTAAAGCCTTATTATGCTTGTCCACCAGGGAACATCTTCCACATCATTGCTTTCATATTTTCAATCCGAATACACTTATGGATAAAAATATCTGGCATTATTTAGAAACTTTTTATAACTGGATACAACCGCTCTCTCTTCCAGACTTCTGCCTTTATATTTTAAAAAACTATCATAACAAAGAATATCAACAGGACATTGAAAACATTTTACTTATTGCCGAATCGCATCTGGGTAAAACTTGTTTTATGGCTGCATCCGAGTATACTCAAAATTGTCTGGCTCATTTTGGCTTTTCCTGGCAAAAGGTCGGAAGGGAACAAATAATAGAGATGATAAAAACCATGCAGCAAAGTGGCTTATTCAACAACACTATGAATAGTAAAACAGTAAAAGAAAAAGTTGAGGTCCTGGTTTAAACCGGGAATACATAATTTGGATATAAACCCTCTAAAGCTGCAGTTCTTAAATAAAACGAAAACCATTGATGCCAGTCTTTGTCTGGCTCCATCAGCGGATTTTGATATAATCTGCGCAAATAAAACATACTTTCTGTCGTCTAATGAACAATCGGTTTTTAACGATCTCCTTCATGCATCACGACGTCAGACCTATCTTCTGGGCCGTTATTGCGCCAAGACTGCGATTTCATCATTAAAAAAAATATACTTCAAGGAAACAGAAATAAAAAATGGGATATTTGGCCAGCCGCTTTTATCAGCATCCCGTCACCTTGATCTTGAAGTAAGCATCAGCCATTGCGGATCAACTGCCGGTGCATTTGTTTTTCCAACTGCTTACCCAATGGCCCTGGATGTGGAGGATATTAATATTGAATATACTTCTATCATCTCATCTTTTCTATCCGAAAAGGAAAACAACCTGATTTCAGGATCAAAAAAGCATTTAGATGTCTATACAACTGCAATCTGGACTGCCAAAGAAGCCCTGGGAAAAGTGCTGAAATGCGGCTTCCTGGCTGAATCGAATATTTTTGAAATAAAATCCTTTGAATATAATTCCGTCGATCAAATTTTCAAAGGAAAATTTTCTTTTTTCCCCAATTGGAATTTTCTGGTAATAACAGCCGGGCAAACTATGCTTACCCTGGTATTTCCTTCGGCCTTAATATTAAATACCAATCAATGTATAATTAAAGATATGCTCAATAGCGTCATGGAATCAAATTCTAAATAAATGATAACAACAATCCAAGTTTTAACGATTATTATTACACTGGGAATAGGTTTGTTTGTGCTCTTGCAAAGAAAAGAAACCGTTAACCGGTTATTTTTTGCTATATCCCTTTCTATATCAGGATGGATTGCCAGCATAGTATTATTCTATGCTACCGGAAATGTTTGTTTCTCTTTATCAGTTTATCTGTCCGGCACATTTTTTGCGTTGTTCTTCCTGATATTTTCTTTTTATTTTCCAAGACCATTTATCAGAAATAAAAAAAATCTGATCTGGTTTTGTATCCCTGCATTAATAATAATAATAATAATATCAAGTAATACCCGCTTCATTACCAAATTGTCATTTATAAATGGCGTTCTAAAAATAAATTTCGGCCCTTTGTTTTATTTGTTTTTTGCATATTTTTTAATTTATTGCGCTTTTGGGATATGGAATATTATACGTCGCTATAATGTGCTGACCAAACCCAATCAAACCAGGGTTGTTGTCTTCATCGCAGGATTTATACTTTCTATATTTTCTGTTATTCTTATTAATGTTATCCTGCCTTTACTGGATATTACCGGATTCGTTAACTACGGCCCACTATCCATCCTGATTCTGGTTTCTTCAGCTGCTTTTGCCATAGTTAAACAAGAAATGTTTGAAATACATATAAGTATATCCAAGACGGTTGCATATATGATAATTTTTTGTTCGCTGATCTTGTCATTATTAATCGTGCATACAATCATTCATTTTAATTATTTTATGCATATGGTTTTTGAAGTGTTGCTTATAACTTTCTGGGTACTGACTATCCCTAGATTCAGAGAGTGGCTGCAAACGCCGACAACCGCGAAATGGATTGTCAATAAATACAGGCCAGAAGAACATCTTCAGCGTTTGTTTCTGGCTTTAAAAAAAGTCGATTCAGTTGAAAAATTTATTTATGTTCTGGAAAAATATCTCAAAGAAAGCATAGGTTTGAGTAATCTGGAAAGCTTTCTGTTGCAGCAGGATAATAATGATTCAACATGGTCTTTTGTTTCCTGTGCAACAAGTGTCAAATATCCGGTATCAAAACCCTTTGTAGAAAAGTTATTGAAAATATTCAACTCAAACAAAGATATCAAAACAGTGGGTGAAGAGTTGCGTAATATAATTATCGAAACCGGTATAGAACCAAAAAACTTCCTGCTGCCACTGCATACCGAGAAACGAATTGTTGGATTTATTAATTGCGGTAAAAAGCTGTCTGAAGACGCATACAATTCCAAAGACACTCATATTTTATCTATGATATCGGAAATATCCTGTATTATTCTGGAACTATTACAACCTTACGAAAATATACGTGAAATTTTCAACAAAAACCAAAAAATTATTTATGATAATCAGCGGCAGCTCTTGGAGACAGCCGAGCTTGAACGTATGAACAATTTTATACAGGAATACAACCATGAAATACGCACACCACTGACCCTGATAATTGGAAAAGCAGAAGAAATTCTTTCTGATAAGCCCAATGCAAAAACCTTAACCTCCTTAACTTCTATTATCCTTACACAGGCCGGACGAATACAGGAGATTATAGATGCAGCAGCTTCTATGACAATTCTGACAAAAACAGATAAGTTATACCCTGTAGATATCAATGAACAAATTTGCCTGGCTTTAGAACATTACCCTGTTTCAGGTATTGCAATACAGAAAAACCTTAAGGCCAGCGAAAAAATTTTTGCTGTAAAAAATCAGTTGGAAGTTATCCTTATCAATATCATTAAAAATGCTTGTGAATCAATGGACAATAAAGGCAACCTGGTAGTTGAAACCAGGGATAAAACCATTAATAATGAAAGGTTTGTGGAAATAATTATCCGTGATACGGGGCGCGGTATTCCTGAAGCTGACCTGCTCAAGGTCTATACACCTTTTTACAGCACAAAGGCGACTGAAGGTCGGGGATTGGGATTATCCATAGTGCTTCGTCTGGTAGAACATTTCCAGGGAAATATAGAAATAAAAAGCGATCTGGACAAAGGTACTTCAGTATACATCACATTCCCTGCTGCGAAGTAGTTCGCCAGAAGATCAAATGAGCAATAAATGACCGAGATCTGTAATAAAAAGCTGCTCATTCTCCTTATTGAGAGCGTTGATTTCCAGAAACTTTCTAATATATTTGTAGATCAGGCCCTGTGAAATAGACTGGTTTTTTACGAGCTCCAATGTTGTTATCCCGGGCTTTTTAATAATCGCTTTGAGCAGGTTCTTCTGAGCATCATTAATTTCATATTCAACTTTGGGCAGGCAAATTACCTTATTACTTTTTTCAGGCAGGTATAATATATACTTTATTCGTTCTGCTCTGGCATAGGCACCGAAAAGGATGCCCAGCGTAATAAGCTTGTCACCTGATGATATGTCTATAAACACAACGGTTTCCTTGGGAAGATTATCTATTATTCTGGCAACTTCCCTGCTAATCTCAATCATATCCTTATACTTGATTGAACTCTTTGTAACTATTTCAACATCGGGGGACAGAC
This genomic window contains:
- a CDS encoding 4'-phosphopantetheinyl transferase superfamily protein, yielding MDINPLKLQFLNKTKTIDASLCLAPSADFDIICANKTYFLSSNEQSVFNDLLHASRRQTYLLGRYCAKTAISSLKKIYFKETEIKNGIFGQPLLSASRHLDLEVSISHCGSTAGAFVFPTAYPMALDVEDINIEYTSIISSFLSEKENNLISGSKKHLDVYTTAIWTAKEALGKVLKCGFLAESNIFEIKSFEYNSVDQIFKGKFSFFPNWNFLVITAGQTMLTLVFPSALILNTNQCIIKDMLNSVMESNSK
- a CDS encoding ATP-binding protein yields the protein MITTIQVLTIIITLGIGLFVLLQRKETVNRLFFAISLSISGWIASIVLFYATGNVCFSLSVYLSGTFFALFFLIFSFYFPRPFIRNKKNLIWFCIPALIIIIIISSNTRFITKLSFINGVLKINFGPLFYLFFAYFLIYCAFGIWNIIRRYNVLTKPNQTRVVVFIAGFILSIFSVILINVILPLLDITGFVNYGPLSILILVSSAAFAIVKQEMFEIHISISKTVAYMIIFCSLILSLLIVHTIIHFNYFMHMVFEVLLITFWVLTIPRFREWLQTPTTAKWIVNKYRPEEHLQRLFLALKKVDSVEKFIYVLEKYLKESIGLSNLESFLLQQDNNDSTWSFVSCATSVKYPVSKPFVEKLLKIFNSNKDIKTVGEELRNIIIETGIEPKNFLLPLHTEKRIVGFINCGKKLSEDAYNSKDTHILSMISEISCIILELLQPYENIREIFNKNQKIIYDNQRQLLETAELERMNNFIQEYNHEIRTPLTLIIGKAEEILSDKPNAKTLTSLTSIILTQAGRIQEIIDAAASMTILTKTDKLYPVDINEQICLALEHYPVSGIAIQKNLKASEKIFAVKNQLEVILINIIKNACESMDNKGNLVVETRDKTINNERFVEIIIRDTGRGIPEADLLKVYTPFYSTKATEGRGLGLSIVLRLVEHFQGNIEIKSDLDKGTSVYITFPAAK